In a single window of the Anaerocolumna cellulosilytica genome:
- the argH gene encoding argininosuccinate lyase gives MKLWGGRFTKETDQLVHNFNASISFDQKFFKQDIDGSIAHVTMLNQQGILTQEEKERIIKGLIGIKEDIIEGKLIIDETHEDIHSFVEANLIERIGDAGKKLHTGRSRNDQVALDMKLYTREELQQMKELLIKLLSVLHISMKENLDTYMPGFTHLQKAQPITLAHHLGAYFEMFYRDYDRLSDIVKRMNYCPLGSGALAGTTYPLDRNATAALLGFSGPTLNSMDSVADRDYLIEFLNALSIIMMHLSRFSEEIIIWNSNEYQFIDLDDAYSTGSSIMPQKKNPDIAELVRGKTGRVYGSLVSLLTTMKGLPLAYNKDMQEDKELTFDAIDTVKGCLALFTGMLSTIKYNKPRLAASAKNGFTNATDAADYLVNHGVAFRDAHGIIGSLVLYCIEKNTALEALTLEEFKAVSPVFEADIYDAISLKTCVEKRNTIGAPGKSAMEEVISIHENLLANLD, from the coding sequence ATGAAATTATGGGGCGGACGTTTTACCAAAGAAACTGACCAGTTAGTTCACAACTTTAATGCTTCTATCTCCTTTGACCAGAAATTTTTCAAACAGGATATTGATGGCAGCATTGCTCATGTGACCATGCTTAACCAGCAAGGAATACTAACACAGGAAGAAAAAGAGCGTATTATAAAAGGGCTTATAGGTATAAAGGAAGACATTATAGAAGGAAAGCTCATCATAGACGAAACACACGAAGATATACACAGCTTTGTAGAGGCCAATCTTATAGAAAGAATCGGAGACGCCGGGAAAAAATTACATACCGGAAGAAGCCGCAATGACCAGGTTGCACTGGATATGAAACTTTATACCAGAGAAGAATTGCAGCAGATGAAAGAGCTGTTAATAAAACTCCTGTCCGTTCTTCATATATCCATGAAGGAAAATCTAGACACCTACATGCCTGGTTTCACACATCTGCAAAAAGCCCAGCCAATTACTCTCGCTCATCATCTAGGCGCTTATTTTGAAATGTTTTACAGAGATTATGACCGCTTATCCGATATAGTAAAACGAATGAATTATTGCCCACTGGGATCTGGTGCCTTAGCAGGTACTACATATCCTCTAGATCGTAATGCTACCGCGGCACTTTTAGGTTTTTCAGGCCCTACTTTAAACAGTATGGACTCTGTTGCTGACAGAGATTACTTAATCGAATTTTTGAACGCTCTGTCTATTATTATGATGCATCTTAGCAGATTCAGTGAAGAAATTATTATCTGGAATTCGAATGAATACCAGTTTATTGATTTGGATGACGCCTATTCTACCGGAAGCAGTATTATGCCACAGAAAAAAAATCCGGACATCGCCGAATTAGTCAGAGGTAAAACCGGTCGTGTTTATGGATCTTTGGTTTCCCTCCTTACTACCATGAAAGGACTCCCTTTAGCCTATAATAAAGATATGCAGGAGGATAAAGAGCTGACCTTTGATGCTATCGATACGGTAAAAGGCTGTCTGGCACTTTTTACCGGAATGCTTTCCACGATAAAATATAATAAACCAAGGTTGGCAGCCAGTGCAAAAAACGGTTTTACCAATGCTACGGATGCTGCTGACTATCTGGTTAATCATGGTGTTGCTTTCCGTGATGCTCATGGTATTATAGGCAGTCTGGTTTTATACTGCATTGAAAAAAATACTGCTCTGGAAGCCTTGACTCTTGAAGAATTCAAGGCTGTGTCTCCGGTATTTGAAGCAGATATATATGATGCCATCAGCTTAAAGACTTGTGTAGAAAAAAGAAATACTATCGGAGCTCCAGGTAAATCTGCTATGGAAGAGGTTATCTCCATACATGAAAATTTACTGGCTAATCTTGATTAA
- a CDS encoding SdpI family protein — protein sequence MNKISKNIIRFFAVLSFVGILIFYPILPERIPIQWNYNWEVSKMGQKQVILLLGALPLLILILFRYLPKIDPKGENYKRHENVYELIKHVLAVFLILLNWITVAVAFEVHLPFEMILNIVFGVFFVIFGNYLPKFKSNYFIGIRNPWVLSDDTVWRKTHKAGGYIFTSTGLLFIISAFLQYKIFYMGMFYFLLVSIACLNLYSYLLYKRIHKIKRKL from the coding sequence GTGAATAAGATTTCAAAAAACATAATAAGGTTCTTTGCAGTACTATCTTTTGTGGGTATACTTATTTTTTATCCGATTTTACCAGAACGTATCCCCATTCAGTGGAACTATAACTGGGAAGTTAGTAAAATGGGGCAAAAGCAGGTAATTCTGTTATTGGGAGCATTACCCTTACTTATATTAATTCTTTTTCGTTATTTACCCAAGATAGATCCAAAAGGAGAGAATTACAAAAGACATGAGAATGTTTATGAACTTATTAAGCATGTCCTAGCAGTATTTTTAATTCTTTTAAACTGGATTACCGTAGCAGTAGCCTTTGAAGTACATCTACCTTTTGAAATGATATTGAATATAGTGTTTGGCGTATTTTTTGTTATATTCGGTAATTACCTTCCAAAATTTAAAAGTAACTACTTTATAGGAATCCGTAATCCGTGGGTGTTATCAGATGATACGGTATGGAGAAAGACACACAAAGCAGGAGGTTATATCTTTACCAGTACCGGATTACTATTCATTATTTCTGCATTTTTACAATATAAAATTTTTTATATGGGTATGTTTTACTTTTTATTAGTATCAATAGCATGTCTAAACCTGTATTCTTATCTGCTTTATAAAAGAATCCATAAGATAAAACGTAAGCTTTAA
- a CDS encoding autorepressor SdpR family transcription factor has protein sequence MNDAFKALADPTRRRILELLAESEKNAGDIADYFNISKPSISHHLSILKNADLISDERQGQNIVYTLNTTIFQDLVKWFFDFTKKEGIGGDESE, from the coding sequence ATGAACGACGCCTTTAAAGCATTAGCAGACCCAACAAGGAGAAGAATTCTGGAGCTTCTTGCTGAATCAGAGAAGAACGCAGGAGATATTGCAGACTATTTTAATATTAGTAAACCCTCTATTAGCCATCATTTAAGTATATTAAAAAATGCTGACCTAATCAGTGACGAAAGACAGGGACAAAATATAGTATATACCTTAAATACAACTATATTCCAGGATTTGGTCAAATGGTTTTTTGATTTTACGAAGAAAGAAGGTATTGGAGGTGATGAAAGTGAATAA
- a CDS encoding ABC transporter ATP-binding protein — MLRIQNFSKSYKNGKKAVDNLSLEVQAGDIYGFIGHNGAGKTTTLRAVVGVLDFEEGEIEIDGISIQKDALYCKKQTAYIPDNPDLYEHLTGIQYLNFIADMYEVTKAEREQLIEKYASAFEILSNLGDLIFSYSHGMRQKLAIISAFIHKPKLLVLDEPFVGLDPKASHTLKCFMAELCKDGSAIFFSTHVLEVAEKLCNKIAIIKGGKLIISGDTETVKGNHSLEDVFMDLIEK, encoded by the coding sequence ATGTTAAGGATTCAAAATTTTAGTAAAAGTTATAAAAATGGTAAGAAAGCGGTAGATAACTTATCCCTTGAAGTACAGGCAGGTGATATCTACGGTTTTATTGGTCATAATGGAGCAGGTAAAACGACTACTTTGCGTGCCGTAGTCGGTGTTCTGGATTTTGAAGAAGGAGAGATAGAAATAGATGGTATCTCCATTCAGAAGGATGCCCTATATTGTAAAAAACAAACGGCGTATATTCCGGATAACCCTGATTTATATGAACATTTGACTGGTATTCAATATCTGAATTTTATCGCAGATATGTATGAGGTGACAAAAGCAGAGAGAGAACAGCTAATTGAGAAATATGCAAGTGCGTTTGAAATTCTTTCAAACTTAGGAGATTTGATTTTTTCTTATTCTCATGGAATGAGACAAAAGCTTGCCATAATTTCTGCATTTATCCATAAGCCAAAGTTGTTAGTACTTGATGAACCCTTTGTAGGTCTTGATCCCAAGGCATCTCATACCTTAAAGTGCTTTATGGCTGAGCTTTGTAAGGATGGAAGTGCAATATTTTTTTCTACCCATGTCTTAGAAGTTGCTGAAAAGCTGTGTAATAAAATTGCCATTATCAAAGGCGGTAAATTGATTATCAGCGGAGATACAGAAACGGTAAAAGGAAATCATAGTCTGGAAGATGTTTTTATGGACTTAATTGAGAAATAG
- a CDS encoding LCP family protein: protein MDKDNQRKDLKKDTEELSAGSGWEQYSNDLGSKINSFTDGDDFLDEVNVSLAEQISMELEGKETSTNTNEKPQSKKKIPKGVKIFAIAFSSIMLMFALLVFTPGGRRLLFNIAGEYIYGKLDYEETENPNNESEPGKTAAEKPPKAVEHVVNILLLGVEEIGGASNTDVMIVATMNTKEKTLKLTSLMRDLYVQIPGYNDNKLNSAYAKGGVDLLYQTIEKNFAIDLDGYVSVNFNSFEKIVDMLGGVDITLTSKEAYYLNTTNYISDPSQRHVVEGVNRLSGNQALGYCRVRKVSTGTENNDFGRTQRHRVVLNAIFDEMKHKDILQLGLFMNEVLSNISIKTDITQKDFNTYLEEAASLNANELEQNRIPSDGNYNAEKVTIGKYKQDVLVPKDWEATRNEIHAYIYGKDANANAGTDSDTESGTNTSSTAQP from the coding sequence ATGGATAAAGACAATCAACGCAAAGATTTAAAGAAAGATACGGAAGAATTGTCTGCTGGTAGTGGATGGGAACAGTATTCTAACGACCTTGGCAGTAAAATTAATAGTTTTACTGATGGAGATGACTTTTTAGATGAAGTCAATGTGTCCTTAGCGGAACAAATCAGCATGGAGTTGGAGGGGAAGGAAACGAGTACAAATACAAATGAGAAACCGCAGAGTAAGAAAAAAATCCCCAAAGGAGTAAAAATCTTCGCAATAGCATTTTCATCTATTATGTTAATGTTTGCATTGTTGGTATTTACGCCTGGTGGAAGAAGATTGCTTTTTAATATAGCAGGTGAATATATATATGGCAAACTGGATTATGAAGAAACAGAAAATCCTAACAACGAAAGCGAACCGGGAAAAACAGCGGCAGAAAAACCCCCAAAAGCTGTTGAGCATGTAGTTAATATTCTTCTTTTAGGTGTGGAAGAGATAGGTGGTGCTTCTAATACGGACGTAATGATTGTTGCCACTATGAACACAAAAGAAAAGACGTTGAAGCTTACATCTTTGATGAGAGATTTATATGTCCAGATACCGGGTTACAATGATAATAAATTAAACTCTGCCTATGCAAAAGGAGGAGTTGACCTGCTCTATCAAACCATTGAAAAGAATTTTGCAATTGACCTGGATGGATATGTGTCTGTTAATTTTAATTCTTTTGAAAAAATTGTTGATATGCTTGGTGGTGTAGATATAACATTAACCAGCAAAGAGGCTTATTATCTGAATACCACTAATTATATATCAGATCCTTCACAGCGTCATGTTGTGGAAGGGGTGAACAGACTTTCAGGAAATCAGGCACTTGGTTACTGTAGAGTACGTAAAGTATCAACGGGAACGGAAAATAATGATTTTGGAAGAACCCAGAGACATAGAGTTGTGTTAAATGCTATTTTTGACGAAATGAAACATAAGGACATTCTTCAGCTTGGCTTATTCATGAACGAGGTATTATCTAATATCAGTATAAAAACAGATATTACACAGAAGGATTTTAACACTTATTTGGAAGAAGCAGCAAGCCTGAACGCCAATGAATTGGAACAAAACCGTATCCCTTCAGATGGCAACTATAACGCTGAGAAGGTAACCATCGGCAAATATAAACAGGACGTATTAGTTCCTAAAGATTGGGAAGCAACCAGAAATGAAATTCATGCTTATATTTATGGGAAGGATGCCAATGCGAATGCCGGAACAGATTCAGATACAGAAAGCGGCACCAATACCAGCTCAACAGCACAGCCTTAA
- a CDS encoding metal-sensing transcriptional repressor yields the protein MKADKAKVTRLLKTARGQIDGLLKMVEEDRYCVDVSNQLMAAQAILQKVNNEIIHAHLRNCVKEGFSEGKEEEKIEEIVKLIDKLSK from the coding sequence ATGAAAGCAGACAAAGCAAAAGTAACCCGGCTGCTAAAAACAGCCAGAGGGCAGATTGATGGTTTGTTAAAAATGGTTGAGGAAGACCGGTATTGTGTGGATGTTTCAAATCAACTTATGGCTGCCCAGGCTATCCTGCAGAAAGTGAATAACGAAATCATACATGCCCATTTAAGAAATTGTGTGAAAGAAGGATTTTCAGAAGGAAAAGAAGAAGAAAAAATAGAAGAAATCGTAAAGTTGATTGATAAATTATCTAAATAA
- the ilvD gene encoding dihydroxy-acid dehydratase: MLKSQIIRAKAPEMDPLRLGMGWNLGDLNKPQIIVESTFGDSHPGSAHLFTFVDKAVSGIQEQGGKAARYFATDICDGMAQGHDGINYSLASRDTIANLIEIHANATTFDGGVFIASCDKGVPAQLMAIGRINIPSIVVTGGVMKAGPDLLTLEQIGTYSAKQKRGEITEEQLDYYKHHACPSCGACSFMGTASTMQIMAEALGLMLPGSALMPATSLDLETIAYKAGKQIVKLALKGVRAADIVTKKSFENAIYVHAAISGSTNSLLHIPAIAREFGIELSADLFDKMHRNARYLLDIRPAGTWPAEYFYYGGGVPRIMEEIKSMLYLDTLTVTGQTLGENLENCKTNGFYDRCDELLQKVGCKREDIIRPFENPISKKGTIAILKGNLAPDGAVVKHSAVPKEMHTIILRAVPFDCEEDAIKAILTHKIHPGDAVIIRYEGPKGSGMPEMFYTTEAISSDEKLCKTIALITDGRFSGASKGPVIGHVSPEAAEGGPIALIEENDILEINIPERKLQLIGCKGVRKTPAEIEDILLQRRSEWKPRPLKYQKGILKLFSERAASPMNGGYIE; the protein is encoded by the coding sequence ATGCTGAAAAGTCAGATAATACGTGCCAAAGCACCGGAGATGGACCCCCTTCGACTTGGAATGGGCTGGAATCTAGGTGATCTTAATAAACCTCAGATTATTGTAGAAAGTACCTTTGGCGACAGTCATCCGGGAAGTGCACATTTATTCACCTTTGTAGACAAAGCCGTCTCCGGCATACAGGAACAAGGGGGTAAGGCCGCCCGCTACTTTGCTACAGATATATGTGATGGTATGGCTCAGGGGCATGATGGTATTAACTATTCCCTTGCTTCCAGAGATACCATTGCTAATCTGATTGAAATTCATGCCAACGCAACCACCTTTGACGGAGGAGTGTTTATAGCAAGCTGTGACAAAGGAGTACCTGCTCAACTAATGGCAATCGGTCGAATTAATATTCCAAGTATTGTAGTAACAGGCGGCGTTATGAAAGCAGGTCCAGATTTACTCACCCTTGAACAAATTGGTACATACAGTGCCAAACAAAAAAGAGGTGAAATTACAGAGGAGCAATTAGATTATTATAAGCACCATGCCTGCCCCTCTTGCGGTGCCTGCTCCTTTATGGGAACTGCTTCTACCATGCAGATTATGGCGGAAGCTTTAGGACTTATGCTGCCGGGCAGTGCATTAATGCCTGCAACCTCTCTTGATTTAGAAACTATAGCTTATAAAGCTGGAAAGCAAATTGTTAAGCTTGCTCTCAAAGGTGTTAGGGCTGCTGATATTGTTACAAAAAAATCCTTTGAAAATGCCATCTATGTTCATGCCGCTATATCTGGCTCAACCAATTCTCTTCTTCATATTCCTGCTATTGCCCGTGAATTCGGTATTGAACTTAGCGCAGACCTTTTTGACAAAATGCACCGCAATGCCCGCTATTTACTAGATATCCGCCCTGCCGGAACATGGCCGGCCGAGTACTTTTACTATGGCGGGGGCGTCCCTCGAATTATGGAAGAAATAAAATCTATGCTATATCTTGATACCTTAACTGTGACCGGACAAACACTTGGCGAAAACTTAGAAAACTGTAAAACCAATGGATTCTATGACAGATGTGATGAATTATTACAGAAAGTGGGTTGTAAGCGAGAAGATATCATCCGGCCTTTTGAAAATCCTATCAGTAAGAAAGGTACAATAGCTATATTGAAAGGAAATCTTGCACCGGATGGTGCTGTTGTTAAGCACTCTGCCGTACCAAAAGAAATGCATACGATTATTCTTCGTGCAGTACCCTTTGATTGTGAAGAAGATGCCATCAAAGCAATTCTGACTCACAAAATACACCCCGGTGACGCTGTGATAATCCGCTATGAAGGTCCAAAAGGCAGCGGAATGCCGGAAATGTTTTATACTACAGAGGCCATTTCCTCGGATGAGAAACTTTGCAAAACTATCGCCTTAATTACTGATGGCAGATTCTCAGGTGCTTCCAAAGGACCCGTCATAGGTCATGTTTCCCCTGAGGCAGCAGAAGGGGGCCCAATTGCCCTGATTGAAGAAAATGATATTCTAGAAATTAACATTCCTGAAAGAAAATTACAGCTCATTGGCTGTAAAGGGGTTAGAAAGACTCCAGCAGAGATAGAAGATATTTTGTTACAACGCCGCTCAGAATGGAAGCCACGACCTTTAAAGTATCAGAAGGGTATCTTAAAACTATTTTCAGAGCGTGCTGCTTCTCCCATGAATGGAGGTTACATAGAGTAA
- a CDS encoding undecaprenyl-diphosphate phosphatase: MDFLEILKVIFLGIVEGITEWLPISSTGHMILVDEFIKLNVTPAFMEMFLVVVQLGAIMAVVILYWNKLFPFSFNKGEKFIKKDTMIMWGKLAISCIPGGIVGVAWGDEFDALFYNYMSVSIALIVFGILFIIIERYNKGRRPQVNSIAEITIQSAVLIGFFQLIAAVFPGTSRSGATIVGALLLGISRTIAAEYTFFLAVPVMFGASLIKLVKFGFNFSGNELLILILGMLSAFIVSILAIKFLMGYIKKNDFTAFGIYRIILGALVIIYYLAAAA; encoded by the coding sequence ATGGATTTTTTAGAGATTTTAAAAGTTATATTCTTAGGAATTGTAGAGGGAATCACAGAATGGCTGCCAATAAGTAGTACCGGACATATGATTCTGGTGGATGAATTCATTAAATTGAATGTTACGCCAGCTTTTATGGAAATGTTCTTAGTTGTCGTACAGCTTGGAGCAATTATGGCGGTTGTAATTCTTTATTGGAATAAGCTATTCCCATTTTCGTTTAATAAAGGAGAAAAATTTATTAAGAAAGATACCATGATAATGTGGGGAAAGCTGGCAATCTCTTGTATACCGGGCGGAATTGTTGGTGTAGCCTGGGGAGACGAATTTGATGCACTTTTCTACAATTATATGTCTGTATCGATAGCGTTAATTGTTTTTGGTATTCTTTTCATTATCATTGAACGATATAACAAAGGAAGAAGACCACAGGTTAACAGTATTGCAGAAATTACAATTCAGTCGGCCGTTTTAATTGGATTTTTTCAGCTGATTGCAGCTGTATTTCCGGGAACCTCACGTTCCGGAGCAACGATTGTAGGTGCTTTACTGCTTGGTATATCCAGAACAATAGCAGCAGAATATACATTTTTCTTGGCAGTACCGGTTATGTTTGGAGCAAGCCTGATTAAACTTGTCAAATTCGGTTTTAACTTTAGTGGTAACGAACTCCTTATATTAATACTCGGTATGCTGTCAGCCTTTATTGTATCTATACTTGCTATTAAATTCCTGATGGGATATATTAAAAAGAATGATTTTACTGCTTTTGGAATATATCGTATTATTCTTGGAGCATTGGTTATTATATATTATTTGGCCGCGGCTGCCTAA
- a CDS encoding LiaF transmembrane domain-containing protein, producing the protein MRTHRVGTITLGTGLILFGILFFLRIITPIITYDLIFKIWPVLFILLGSEILISNSRNKEEILIYDKTAIFLVVLLTLFAMAMAAMQWLYEYSIVHYR; encoded by the coding sequence ATGAGAACCCATAGAGTCGGTACCATAACCCTAGGAACCGGGTTAATACTGTTTGGAATATTATTTTTTCTTCGAATCATAACCCCAATCATAACCTATGACTTAATCTTTAAGATTTGGCCAGTACTGTTTATTCTGCTTGGAAGTGAGATTTTAATAAGTAACAGTCGTAATAAAGAAGAGATACTTATCTATGATAAAACAGCTATTTTTTTGGTTGTGCTTCTGACACTTTTTGCCATGGCTATGGCAGCTATGCAATGGCTATATGAATACAGTATTGTGCATTACAGATAA
- a CDS encoding RNA polymerase sigma factor produces MRKSWEVERINRDIYLEHLIDAYKNLVFSICFKLVQNYFDAEDLTQETFLAAYKGLDDFDGTNEKAWICRIATNKCLDYLKHSGRKSVPTEDTYLNEFQSKIPTPEEEVEEGEVKNQLYTLCTQLKEPYREVALDYFFHEKDISDMVSQSGKNIKTLQTQVYRAKNMLKKLWRKE; encoded by the coding sequence ATGAGAAAAAGCTGGGAGGTGGAAAGAATCAATCGTGATATCTATCTAGAACATTTAATAGATGCCTATAAAAATCTGGTTTTTTCCATATGCTTTAAGCTGGTACAAAATTATTTCGATGCAGAAGATTTAACCCAGGAAACTTTTCTGGCAGCTTATAAGGGTCTTGATGACTTTGATGGTACTAACGAAAAGGCTTGGATTTGCAGGATTGCTACAAATAAATGTCTGGATTATCTGAAACATTCTGGTAGAAAAAGTGTACCAACAGAGGATACATACTTAAATGAGTTTCAAAGTAAAATACCCACACCAGAAGAAGAGGTGGAAGAGGGAGAAGTTAAGAATCAACTCTATACTCTATGTACCCAGCTAAAGGAGCCTTACAGAGAAGTTGCCTTGGATTACTTTTTTCATGAAAAAGATATATCGGATATGGTCAGCCAGAGTGGGAAGAACATAAAAACTTTACAGACTCAAGTTTACCGCGCAAAAAACATGTTAAAGAAGCTATGGAGAAAGGAGTGA
- a CDS encoding DNA internalization-related competence protein ComEC/Rec2 translates to MQIRRPLVWLLASYLAGIVCYRTISLYKVLFVIISFFFLFLIFIIKFRSKQYNKKSHYFLLLVPCLFLLGQYLMYKQAAPTILDDFLYDSLEAELTGRLTHIETAENSTRITLIDCNLTLREFPKAFTQDIDREGVEELLRKQIEVKKVIVYISSVQSLKLGYQVSVAGKAESFKEPTNPGQFDEYQYYKSQNFSFKMYGKTIKVLKKSDSVFLQSLYYIKTKYLQTYANLLPERDAGILGAMILNEKSVLDPQTKELYQVNGISHILAISGLHITLIGLTLYKILRKIGMPTILTSVICCISLYSYGVLTNFSVSTNRAVAMFVIFMAAGVVGRTYDMLSATALSGLVILLQSPMELFNAGFLLSFGAIMGISLVYPILKKAISVQHKLMDSFLICVSIQLVTTPTLLYFFYEIPTYSILINMLILPLSSFIILLAVTAGTFGLFLFPIGTFLAGGVHYTLVFYEFVCKTALYLPGRTITTGRPDGLFIILYYGILITFVAINQKKVYRKKLFVLLLLCVILIKPYDKSLRITFLDVGQGDGIVMVTPNKTTFLIDGGSSDEKKVGKYRIIPYFKQLGIKQIDYAIVTHGDSDHISGVKELMESMKSEHSYSVKGSEENTEYVNYITIQNLVLPDLKEMDEAMFKLQELAEQKGINVLYITKGDKIQDGEVAITCLHPTDVSNGGNSSSIVLSITFKEFDLLLTGDLEGEGEKAVTSELSDILSQTSIYLEEAAVDYDVLKVAHHGSKNSTHKEFLQLVKPELSIISCGRGNRYGHPHDALLKRLEAIESEILITYREGAITIITDGLYLKVKTFLSKD, encoded by the coding sequence ATGCAGATAAGAAGACCACTTGTCTGGTTGCTTGCTTCCTACCTGGCAGGTATCGTATGTTACCGTACTATAAGTCTCTATAAAGTACTTTTTGTAATTATTTCATTTTTCTTTTTATTTCTAATATTCATTATAAAATTCCGAAGTAAACAATATAATAAAAAATCCCATTATTTTTTATTGCTGGTGCCATGCCTATTTCTATTGGGTCAATATCTTATGTACAAACAAGCAGCCCCCACAATATTGGATGATTTTCTTTATGATTCCTTAGAAGCAGAACTAACGGGTCGTCTGACACATATAGAAACAGCAGAAAATTCCACCCGTATAACCTTAATAGACTGTAATTTAACGTTGAGAGAATTTCCGAAAGCGTTCACACAGGATATAGATAGAGAAGGAGTAGAGGAACTACTAAGGAAACAAATAGAAGTCAAGAAGGTAATTGTATACATATCTTCAGTACAAAGCCTCAAATTAGGATATCAAGTGTCGGTAGCGGGAAAAGCCGAATCATTTAAAGAACCGACGAATCCCGGGCAGTTTGATGAGTATCAATACTATAAGTCTCAGAATTTTAGCTTTAAAATGTATGGAAAGACAATAAAAGTGCTTAAAAAAAGCGATTCAGTGTTTCTTCAGAGTCTCTATTATATAAAGACAAAATATTTACAGACCTATGCAAATCTGCTGCCGGAAAGAGATGCAGGTATATTAGGTGCTATGATACTTAATGAAAAATCAGTGTTAGATCCACAGACAAAAGAGCTTTATCAGGTAAATGGTATCTCGCATATTCTGGCTATATCCGGCCTTCACATTACCTTGATTGGACTAACTTTATACAAAATATTGCGTAAGATTGGCATGCCTACTATTTTAACTTCTGTAATTTGTTGTATCAGTTTATATTCCTATGGTGTTCTTACTAATTTTAGTGTATCTACTAACCGGGCTGTGGCTATGTTTGTTATATTTATGGCAGCAGGAGTGGTAGGACGTACCTATGACATGCTTTCCGCGACGGCACTAAGTGGATTAGTTATTTTGTTACAGTCACCCATGGAGCTTTTCAATGCTGGATTTTTACTTTCCTTCGGAGCAATTATGGGAATCTCCTTAGTATATCCTATATTAAAAAAAGCTATATCAGTTCAGCATAAGCTTATGGATAGTTTTTTAATCTGTGTTAGTATTCAGTTGGTAACAACTCCCACTTTGTTATATTTCTTTTATGAAATTCCCACATATTCCATACTAATAAATATGTTAATTCTTCCCTTGTCGTCGTTCATTATATTATTAGCAGTTACTGCCGGTACATTTGGATTGTTTCTATTCCCTATTGGAACGTTTTTAGCAGGCGGAGTACATTATACGTTAGTATTCTATGAATTCGTCTGTAAGACAGCACTATATCTGCCGGGAAGAACAATTACCACCGGAAGACCAGACGGGTTGTTTATAATATTATATTATGGCATATTAATTACGTTTGTTGCTATAAATCAAAAAAAGGTATACAGGAAAAAACTCTTCGTACTGCTTTTATTATGTGTGATTTTAATTAAACCATATGACAAATCCCTTAGGATAACCTTTTTGGATGTAGGGCAAGGAGATGGAATCGTTATGGTAACACCCAATAAGACTACTTTCTTAATTGACGGAGGAAGCTCAGATGAGAAAAAAGTGGGAAAGTACCGGATAATTCCGTATTTTAAACAACTGGGAATAAAACAAATTGATTATGCTATAGTAACACATGGAGATTCTGATCACATATCCGGTGTAAAGGAGCTTATGGAAAGCATGAAATCCGAACACTCATATAGCGTAAAGGGTAGTGAAGAAAACACCGAGTATGTAAATTATATAACAATTCAAAATCTGGTACTGCCAGATTTGAAGGAAATGGATGAAGCAATGTTTAAACTTCAGGAACTAGCTGAACAAAAAGGCATTAACGTTCTCTATATAACAAAGGGAGATAAAATACAAGATGGTGAAGTGGCCATTACCTGCCTACATCCAACCGATGTTTCCAACGGGGGCAATAGTTCTTCAATCGTATTAAGCATTACTTTTAAAGAGTTTGATTTATTATTAACGGGTGATTTAGAAGGAGAGGGGGAGAAGGCGGTTACCAGTGAATTAAGTGATATTTTAAGTCAAACCTCTATATATTTGGAAGAAGCAGCAGTGGATTATGATGTATTAAAGGTAGCTCACCATGGATCTAAAAATTCTACCCATAAAGAGTTCTTACAGCTTGTAAAGCCTGAGTTATCCATTATTTCCTGTGGCAGAGGTAACAGGTATGGACACCCGCACGATGCATTGTTAAAAAGGCTTGAAGCAATAGAAAGTGAGATTCTAATTACTTATAGAGAAGGTGCCATTACAATAATTACAGACGGATTATATCTGAAAGTAAAGACATTTCTCTCCAAAGATTAA